CGTAGAACCAGTGTCACTGGTAGAGGTAGAAGTAGATCCTATGGTAGACATTAAATTATCTGTGGGACCTGATGGTCTGTCTAATAATTCGAGTATTCTCAATAACCTTGATGTTAAATTTCAGCACCTGGATAAGGACAAAGTAACGTCTTTAACAatgttaattaatgattataaaGATTTATTTCAGGATTCACCAGGACGCACTAATATTTTAGAACCGATGTTGATGTAGGGGAGGCACGACCTATTAAACAAAGTCCGTATAGGTTAAACCCCATCAAAAGGGACATTGTTAAAGACGAAGTGAAGTATATGCTGGACCACGATCTCGTAGAGCCCAGTTGTAGCCCCTGGAGCTCTCCAGTAGTCTTGGTTAAAAAGGAGGGTGGCGAGCATAGACTCTGCTTTGATTATCGTAAGGTTAACTCTATTACGaagacagactccttccctttgCCTCGGGTGGAAGATTGTATCGACCGTGTGGGGATTCTGCtaaatatattagcaaatttgACTTGTTGAAAGGCTACTGGCAGTTCGGTCTTTCACCCAGGCAAGGAAAATTTTCTGCATTTGTGACAGGTGACGGTCTGTATGAATGCAAAGTTATGCCATTCGGTATGAAAAATGCAGCCGCCACCTTTCAAAGACTCATGAATTTCATCACTTGTGATTTAGAAGGATGTGTAGTATACATTGATGACTTAATCATTTATAGCGACGATTGGGAGACACATCTTAAGAGAATTAGAGCTCTATTTGAGGTACTAAGAAAGGCTGGTTTGGTAGTTAACGTAAGGAAGAGTGATTTTGCTCAGGCCAAGGTAGTTTATCTTGGGCACGAGATAGGCCTGGGTAAAGTCGCTCCTAAGAAAGCGAACGTGGAGGCTATTTCAAACTTTCCTGCACCTCAAAATAGGAGAGGTGTAAGACGTTTTCTGGGCATGGTAGGTTACTACCGCAAGTTCGTGAAAAACTTTTCCGATATTGCTCATCCATTAACTAATCTTttaaagaaagatgtaaaatttatttgggaTGACCAGTGTCAGGAATCgtttgaaaaattgaaagctgctttaataacttttccattattacGTTCTCCggacttttctctccctttttgtttagcgacagatgccagtgatgtgggttTTGGGTGCTGTTCTTCTTCAAAAAACTTCCCGATGAACGACTCATCCTGTGGCGTACTTCTCTAATGAAGTTGTTACCAGCAGAGGGAGGTATTCGACCGTGGAGAAGGAAGCGTTGTGTTTAGTAAAAGCCCTCCTCCACTTTGAAGTATACTGTTGTCCTCTCCGGCTCAAGTAATTGTGTTAACGGATCATAATCcgcttattttcataaataaattcaagaacaaGAATCAGCGCATCTTACGTTGGAGTCTTATTCTGCAGGAGTATAACCTAATATCCAACACATCTCTGGCAAAAGTAATGTTGTCCCCGATACTTTATCGAGAGCCTTCGAGAAGGTTTAATTTGTTTAGAAGTAGTTAACGTGTTTCAGAATGGTTCAATATTAacgaattttcttatttttcaggtccaatatttacattgcttTTACTCTGTTGTTAGAGTagtgaactttatatataaagtttttattttaattcaaatagatttgttAACGCTTGTTTTGAAAATTaagttctttcctttaaaaaaaaaataatgagttatttttttttccttttggtgggagctgtaataatatgcttaatttttcattcgtggccctgtaagtaaatttcattcagttactttcaatttaatttgtttattgccacaaaaaaaagactggttaaggtttttctcgctcaTCCCTTCCGAAGGTtggttattatttaagtggtacctcgcccatgagagttgttttttttctcttttcatgtatttattcggccggacgcttgtttggtgatttttgcgggtcgttgcctcacttttggtggagaccgttggctgaggatgaaagggtagtatgcattcggctccttatcttggaggtttccctgacctgatccctgcaggacgttattaaaaatttggagattctcttggccttgctacgtttgaggacccccctttttcacctgtattacggagggcgttgacggtgttccgcctcctaattactaaagtcgctgtggaagctgcagccttgtttgagaaacgtctcctgtgctctgttcgggcgccctttcgatactatatctacgtatctgcatctctggacctgcctgctgcccttgggaatgcatcttgtcttgtcccttgtcctgttttcgtcctgaaacctccggagtcgtgaaaggcctgaatctgttcagctagctggtaaggatataaaaactgaatatcttctttattggcgttactgacgcgggtcagtgtatcctccTGCTGCAGACCCCCTTTGTGATTCCGGAGCagttgatagacagccgtgtgTGCATTCAGTAGTGGTGTTATCGACCATATAGTCCCTGCGTGTAATCACATTTGATGTCAGATCAAGTGATCTttaagttatttgtaattatgtatgtaaatatttttgggtaattgtatgatctaggattaaggttctttccctctttcattatcttctccaaaagaatattttcagggctttctagaaataggctgtttttccttcctcctcctaatcactgtctcttattctatcgtgtgaatgaggatatttttaggtagaatattttgtaaaccctaatcagtttttttattcatgtggGTTTTAATTTGATGATTTGTTTATAATAAATACgaaagttttggtttatattttcgttaactcctctttgagtgttatttggtgtttttcactgtctggagatctgccccttggctttaaattctaacctttgtggcactgatcgttaagagaaaagagcctgttcttgccacttatacttttaaaatagttgtgagtaatgttcataacatatttggcgaccttgccaggatcatCCGACAGTGTAATTCGCAAGTGCATTCAAAGAGGTGTTTAGGTCAGTGGATGGGCTTAGGTAGATTATTTTCAGTTCCACCCCACatagtatataattatgcattattttgatGAGGAAGGAAACGCTGCTGCCCAGTTTTTGGGGCAGACCCTGATTGGGAGAGGAATCTCTTTGATCTAAAGAGATCAGTTATGGATATTGGGTGAATTTCTAGGTTTTGAGTGTGTCTTCAGAAGTTAGGAAAGGTCCGCTCTTGAGGTAATGAaagctggtaagttgtttaataGAAACTTAGGTATCATCAGTGATGGGAAATAGGGAATAGTATCAAAATGGTGCAATAAGGTGGTAGGTGCCAGAGATGTTGAGGAAGAAAGACAatgttagtaataaaaatggGGAAACAGGCAGTAGAAATAACTGATATAAATGATGGTCAGGTAAGCCAATTGAAATTGGATATTTTGAAGGAGCAATCCAGGGATTAAAGAGTTGGATTTTTAAAGCACTTCAGCTACAGGCTGAAGAAAGGGCGAAGGAAAGGGATCATGAAATCCAATTGTTAAAATTGCAGATGTCGGCCGATAATGGTAATTATCGTAGTGATAATGATAGATTTAACCTGTTAAGCGCCCTTAAACTTGTTCCCCAATTTAATGAAGAAGACGTTTccgaattcttcatttctttttgaaAGAATTGCTAAGAAGTTGAATTGGCCTCGGGACATGTGGACACTTTGATCCAGTGTCGCTTAAAAGGTAAGTCGCAGCGTGTGTACAATACACTTAACGAGGGATTATCATCTGATTATGACTCTGTGAAAGCGATAATCCTGAAAGCTTACGATCTTGTTCCGGAGGCATACAGACAAAAGTTTAGGAACTTTAAAAAGAGTCCGGATATGACTTTCGTGGAATTCGCTCGAAAGAAAGAACAGTTCATGGACGACTGGTTAAAGTCTAAAGAGGTTGACTCGTTTGAAAAGTTTAGGGAGTTAATTTTGACTGAAGAATTTAAGAGGTCTGTGTCAAGGGAACTAAAGATTCATTTGGAGGAGTTAAAGATTGATTCTTTACAGGAGGTGGCAATTGCCTCTGATGAGTATTCCCTTGCACATAGACAAGACCCGGTAAGGAAGATATGTCTAAAAAGTTCTCTCCTCGTAATGGAATAGTTGGCAAGGAAAACCATATCAGAAAAAgtctactgattttgataaaatgcaaGTGTGAACGTAATGTAGTAGCGAGTAAAAACGGTAGTGTAGTATCGCGTAGTTACGTGATAGTAGTATGTCTGGTGGTGGTAGTGGACGCAGAGAATCTCAAGAGTCTGGGTTGAGTTGTTATTGGTGTAATAGAAGGGTCATATAAAAAGCCAATTGCCTTTGCTAGGAAAAATTACCTAGAAAGGAATACGGAACACGTTAATGTTGTTTCTGCGGAGACATCTCCAAAGAAAGAGGTATCACATGGAAACAAGTGACTAAAATTTGCTAAATACATATCGAATGGGAACTATTTTCACTGATGTTGACAAACGAATAGGACGTAGTGTTAAGATTCTTCGTGACACTGGTGCAGGTCaatcttaattttaaaaacgtCTGTACCTAATGGCtttgaattttcaaataatgattttgtaattctgggtggatttcctaacacgatTGCTTCTTATCCTCTCGAAACAATGTATCTAGAAACTGAGTATTACGAGGGTACGGTAAAACTAGCAGTGGTCGACAGTTTACCTGTTCCCGGTATTGACATGCTATTTGCCAATGATTTGGTGTTACATGAACGAGGCAAATTATTTATTTCCCAATTTTGACTGTTACGGAGATAGAGGATGATGCGTATTGTTTTGATGTTTCCCTGCGGGAACCTACCTCTGTTATTACTCGTTCTCGTGCTCGAGAGATTGATCTCGATAATGTTAATTTAGACTTTGATGAAATGAATGGACAGGCGACTGACACAGTGACGAGTAgttgtagcagtagtagtagtagagatattttgtttaatgatattGAATGGGATGTCGAGGCTTTAAAAGAAGCCCAAGCAAATGAGTTTtctaattttgatgattttgatgttgaTTTTTGATTGATGATTtaccaaaacctgtttttttcttaaacaagAAGGTTGGTGTATAGAGTCAGTAGGTCAGTTAATGCGCCTGCTGACCAGGTTGAGGTTTTAAGGCAAGTTGGTAATTCCAGGAACGATACCGttctaagttattattttttagcaCATGAGAATAACCTTTCAGGGCATTTCGGGGTCAGGAAAACTTTTCAGAAACTTGCTGAACACTTGTTTTCTGGCGGCCTGGAATGCGTCGTGATGTAAAGCGACATGTTTATTATCTTGCAAGGTTTGTCAACTCGTGGGGAAGCCGAATCAGAAAATTCCAAAGCTCCTTTAATTCCTATTCCGTCAGTGGGGGAACCTTTCAGGGGAGGGAAgtgattattgatgttgttggtcctttaccGCGGACGCGCGGggacatgaatatattttgacaatGGTTGATAGGATGTCACGTTTCCCTGAAGCGGTCCCGCTGCGGAGTATTGAGGGGAGAAAATTGTCGATGGCGCTGGTTGGCTTCTTTACGAGGTTTTGGTATTCCAAGACTATTCAAAGTGACTGTGGTACGAACTTTACAAGTAGGTACTTTAAGCGAAAATGAATGAGTTAGGGATTGATCATGTTACTTTCCTCCCCTTATCACCCTGAAAGTCAGGGCCAAGTGGAGAGATTCCACCAAACCCTGAAATCtgtcttaaaaaaattttgtttggaaaCAGGTTGTGAATGGGATAAAGAGATCCCTTATGCTTTATTTGCAATCAGGTCAACGCCTAATGAGACTTTGGGTTTCTCTCCCTTTCAGCTTATATTTGGACATTGTGTTCGTGGTCCATTGGATGTTGTGAGAGAGCACTGGGAGGGAGAAACCCCGGAAATGAATGTTTTGGATTATGTATCTAATTTACAGGAGAAATTGCGTAGAGCTTGGACCTTTGCCCgggaaaatttaacaaaggctcaagctactatgaaaacaaattatgatgTTGGAACCCAAATGAGACATTTTGATCCAGGAGACAAAGTCTTGGTATTGCTTCCCATGCCTGGAAATCCACTCAAGGCAAATTCTCAGGTCCGTGGAAGGTACtcaagaaattaaataatgttaattaccTGATTGAGACTCCTGAAAAGACGTCGAAAAACCCAAATTtgtcacataaatatgttaaaagcCTTTTGTCAGTAGAGAAGTAGAGGTAGACGTAGAACCAGTGTCACTGGGTAGAGGTAGAAGTAGATCCTGTATGGTAGACATTAAATTATCTGTGGGACCCGATGGTCTGTCTAGTAATTCGAGTATTCTCAATAACCTTGATGTTAAATTTCAGCACCTGGATAAGGAGCAAAGTAACGTCTTTAACAatgttaattaatgattataaaGATTTATTTCAGGATTCACCAGGACGCACTAATATTTTAGAACACGATGTTGATGTAGGGGAGGCACGACCTATTAAACAAAGTCCGTATAGGTTAAACCCCATCAAAAGGGACATTGTTAAAGACGAAGTGAAGTATATGTCTGGACCACGATCTCGTAGAGCCCAGTTGTAGCCCCTGGAGCTCTCCAGTAGTCTTGGTTAAAAAGGAGGGCGGCGAAAAAGGACATAGACTCTGCTTTGATTATCGTAAGTTGAACTCTATTACGaagacagactccttccctttgCCTCGGGTGGAAGATTGTAATCGACCGTGTGGGATCTGCCtaaatatattagcaaatttgACTTGTTGAAAGGCTACTGGCAGGTCGGTCTTTCACCCAGGGCAAGGAAAATTTCTGCACTTGTGACAGGTGACGGTCTGTATGAATGCAAAGTTATGCCATTCGGTATGAAAATGCAGCCGCCACCTTTCAAAGACTCATGAATTTCATCACTTGTGATTTAGAACGGATGTGTAGTATACATTGATGACTTAATCATTTATAGCGACGATTGGGAGACACATCTTAAGAGAATTAGAGCTCTATTTGAGGTTCTAAGAAAGGCTGGTTTGGTAGTTAACGTAAGGAAGAGTGATTTTGCTCAGGCCAAGGTAGTTTTATCTTGGGCACGAGATAGGCCTGGGTAAAGTCGCTCCTAAGAAAGCGAACGTGGAGGCTATTTCAAACTTTCCTGCACCTCAAAATAGGAGAGGTGTAAGACGTTTTCTGGGCATGGTAGGTTACTACCGCAAGTTCGTGAAAAACTTTTCCGATATTGCTCATCCATTAACTAATCTTttaaagaaagatgtaaaatttatttgggaTGACCAGTGTCAGGAATCGTTTGAAAATTGAAAGCTGCTTTaataacttttccattattacGTTCTCcgacttttctctccctttttgtttagcgacagatgccagtgatgtggttTGGGTGCTGTTCTTCTTCAAAAACTTCCCGATGGAACGACTCATCCTGTGGCGGCGTACTTCTCTAAGAAGTTGTTACCAGCAGAGAGGAGGTATTCGACCGTGGAGAAGGAAGCGTTGTGTTTAGTAAAAGCCCTCCTCCACTTTGAAGTATACCTGTTGTCCTCTCCGGCTCAAGTAATTGTGTTAACGGATCATAATCcgcttattttcataaataaattcaagaacaaGAATCAGCGCATCTTACGTTGGAGTCTTATTCTGCAGGAGTATAACCTTAATATCCAACACATCTCTGGCAAAAGTAATGTTGTCCCCGATACTTTATCGAGAGCCTTCGAGAAGGTTTAATTTGTTTAGAAGTAGTTAACGTTTCCAAGAATTGGTTCAATATTTAacgaattttcttatttttcagtccaatatttacattgcttTTACTCTGTTGTTAGAGTAGTGAactttatatataagtttttattttaattcaaatagattttgttaacgcttgtttttgaaaattaagttctttcctttaaaaaaaaaataataattaatttttttttccttttggtggTGGGAgctgtaataatatgcttaattttcattcgtggcctgtaaagtaaatttcattcagttactttcaatttaatttgtttattgccacaaaaaaaaagactggttaaggtttttctcgctccctccgaaggttgttattatttaagtggtacctcgcccatgagagttgtttttttctcttttcatgtatttattcggccggatgcttgtttggtgatttgcgggtcgttgcctcacttttggtggggaccgttggctgaggatgaaaagggagtatgcattcggctccttatcttggaggtttccctgacctgatccctgcaggacgttattttttttttttttttaaaaatttggagattctcttggccttgctacgtttgaggaccccccttttcacctgtattacggagggcgttgacggTGTTCCGCCCTCCTAATTACTAAGTCGCTGTGGaaagctgcagccttgtttgagaaacgtctcctgtgctctgttcgggcgccctttcgatactatatctacgtatctgcatctctggacctgcctgctgcccttgggaatgcatcttgtcttgtcccttgtcCTGTTTTCGTCCTGaaaacctccggagtcgtgaaaaggcctgaatctgttcagctagctggtaaggatataaactgaatatcttctttattggcgttactgacgcgggtcagtgtatcctccTGCTGCAGACCCCCTTTGTGATTCCGGGAGCagttgatagacagccgtgtgTGCATTCAGTAGTGTGTTATCGACCATATAGTCCCTGCGTGTAATCACATTTGATGTCAGATCAAGTGATCTTTAAGttgttatttgtaattatgtatgtaaatatttttgggtaattgtatgatctaggattaaggttctttccctctttcattatcttctccaaaagaagattttatttttcagggctttctagaaataggctgtttttccttcctcctcctaatcactgtctcttattctatcgtgtgaatgaggatatttttaggtagaatattttgtaaaccctaatcagttttttttattcatgtgggtttaatttaagatttgtttataataaatactaagttttggtttatattttcgttaatcctctttgagtgttatttggtgtttttcactgtctggagatcttgccccttggctttaaattctaacctttgtggcactgatcgttaagagaaaagagccctgttcttgccacttatactttaaaatagttgtgagtaatgttcataacaatatatatatatatatatatattttatatatacacatacatatatatttacagtctCGCCTGATTAAGTACTCGTCTAttgtattacaatatatatatatatatatatatatatatatatatatatatatatatatatagatatatacatacatacacatacatatatttacagtcGCCTGATTAAGTACTCGTCTATTGTATTACAATACAATAGACTTACGCTTGAGTTGAAAGatgaatacaaaatataaaagaaaaataataagtattTCATATATCCTAATTTAATACTTCGTCGAGCCTCCTTTGGCCTTGATGACAGCTTGTAGACGATGTGGAAGTGAAAGGGCCAGGTTCTTAGTAGTTGGGGGTCAAGATTGTCCCAGATGTCACGAATCGCCACTTCGAGCTTTGGAATGGAGGAGAAGTCAAGGTTCCGTGACTGCAATTTCATAATACCACAAGGTCTCAATGGGATTCAGATCCGGCAAGTTGCCACAAaagtaaagatatttttttttattaattttgtggtATGTGCAGGGGCACCGTCCTGCTGAAAGAAGCCATTGTTGGTGGCCTCAAAGCAATCTTCCAAATACTCCATGAGTTCAAAGTATACTGTCTTTGGTGAAAGTTTGATTCTTCGGCCGTATGATGAGTTTTCCGGTGccacagaaggaaaaaaaaacacaccaaccCATCAGATACTGGTGGTATTTTACTGTGTGCTGCACGAACTTGGGTCATAGGGATCATGTTGTTTTAGGGCTTAGTTTTAGATTAAGCCCTTCTCTTAACTTTCCCACACCTGTTGGTTGTCACTGTGAACGGGGCTTCATCTGTCCAGAGTACACATTTTCACCTATCCTGCACCCATACAATCTGTCCTGCTTGCAAATACAGAACTTATTCCCCCGCCCCCTTTGCTTCAGGGTGAGGAGTGGCAAGATCGTTTTGTGTTCTCCAACACTTTGTTTTCCTGTTTATGAGCCGTCTGTAGCTTCATTTATTTCCCTTGGACGATGGCCACGAGAAGCGTGGATGACATCCTTGGAATCCCCTTCTTTGAACTTCTGAATCGAAATCTGCACTGTATGTATGGTCACGCCCACAACAAACAATTGAAGGCATGTCTGCCAGTTTGTTTATCACAGagtgagttacttttacagtagtaaaatattgtaacaaaaatttgtcactagattggtattttaccataacaaaaataaaaatgatttgggAAAATCGattgtaagtgaaagaaatgggcgaataatcatcccagatcactGATAAGTCAGAGGGAAGGAGAGACgttcttctctcactctctctgtctctgtctctgtctctcactctcaGTGCACCAAACACTGACTCAAgcaagctttttttctttctttctttttactgtattgcattttgttttcatgttttatcattatgttaaattttattgtgaaataacgttttatcttttatgtgaattggcacttcttttacgtacatattatagtaaagattttactgtctcttctctcctcaacagtaCCAcaacgcacgataacttaaaatcattcattcattattcctaaaaatatAAACGTTCCCTAACCTCAAGTTAGTTGTGCATCactgcaatgacgaatgatttagttaatcatttatgctaaattttatttagaaaagctttgttctttcttttattattttgttgatattgttcaactagaccgtctcactcggggCACTGAACACTGGcacaattaagacttttttttgtctgtattgtatttgtttgttttcatattttatcattacgtttaaattcattgggaaattccctttttatatgaattgttattgcttttacgtacatacagtaatattttaactctctcttctccttctcctcctcaacatatcaacgttccctcgttcagtctcaagtcaggtGGGCATGACATCACTGCGGTTATGTaatgattttatacatcttttaattattaatgctatacttttatttattttgtcgaatagattgtaaatggaaaaaatttaatacagtttAAGTTGTAAAACCCAGTAGGTCATAGAATATAGGTATAACTAAATATTTAATCACAGTTTGAAGTacaagcatttgttcgacaaacgatacaaaattttctcaaatTTCATTTGAAAACGGAAAGTTTGACATGAGAAATGTTCAAcaaatgaggtaccactgtatatatatatatatatataatatatatatatatatatatatatatatatatatatatatatatatatatatatatatatatatatatttgttcgaCGAACGATaaaaaattttctcgaaaatttcatttgaaaaacGGAAAGTTTGACATGAGAATGTTCAAcaaatgaggtaccactgtatatatatatatatatatatatatatatatatatatatatatatatatatatatatatatatatatatatatacagtgataccTCATTTTCTATTagtgctttatacttttatttattttgtcgaatagatcgtaaatgaaaaaaatttaatacagtttaacttttaaaacatggTAGGTCATAGAAAAATAAGTATAACTAAATATCTAATCACTCAGTCTGAAGAACAAGAATAGTtcaacaaacgatacaaaatgttctcaaaaatttcatttaaaaaatggaaagttcGACATGAGAAATGTTCAACAAATGAagttaccactgtatatatatatatatatatatatatatatatatatatatatatatatatatatatatgtatagatatatatatatatacatatatatatatatattatatatatatatatatatgtatagatatatatgtatatactatatatatatatatgtatatatatatatatatatatatatatctatatatctatatatctatatatatatatatatatatatatatatatatatatatatacattatcatacatacatacatacatacatacatacatacatacatacatacatacatacatacatacatacatacataacacatacatactatatatatatatatatatatatatatatatatatacatatatatatatatatatatatatatatatatatatatatacatacatatatatatatatatatatatatatatatatatactatatatatatatatatatatagatatatatatatatatatatgtatatatatatatatatatatatatatatatatatatatatatatatatatatatatactatatatatcaatatacgtatacgtagatagatatatatatatatatatatatatatatatatatatatatatctatatatatatatatatatatatatatatatatatatacacacacacagtggtactTCATTTGTTGAACATTTCTCATGTCGAACTTTccatttttcaaatgaaattttcgaggaaattttgtatcgtttgttgaACATATGCTTGTTCTTCAGACTGAGTGATTAGATATTTAGTTATACTTATTTTCTATGACCTACCGGGTTTTACAAGTAcaactgtattaattttttttcatttacgatctattcgacaaaataaataaaagtataaagcattaatagaaaatttagctttcaatataaattAGCatgaaagatgtataaaatcgtacgtaactgCAGTGATGTCACGCCCAGCcaacttgagactgaacgagggagcatTGATAGGTTgatgagagaaggagaagagagagttaaaatattactgtatgtatgtaaaagtaataataattcacataaaaagggaatttcccaatgaatttaacgtaatgataaaatatgaaaacaaacaaatacaatacAGACAAAAAGTCTTAATTGTGCCAGTGTTCGGTGccccgagtgagacggtctagttgaacaatattaaccaaaataataaagaaagaacaaagcttttctaaataaaatttagcacaaatgattaactaAATCATTCGACATTGCAGTGATACACAACTAATTTGAGGTAGAGGgggaacgtttacacacacacaaacacacatgtacacaTTTGAACTCCCAAATTCACTGACTAGCATTCGTGGAATTTTTTGTGGACCGTATATACCAATattttgcagaaaatttgcctattcacaacatttttctatgagaaatatccacaaattaatgcattttcataaatttcatgataaaattaactttttgtgagaaaactattaaaaaaccagataAGCATttatagtgggttt
The sequence above is a segment of the Macrobrachium nipponense isolate FS-2020 chromosome 27, ASM1510439v2, whole genome shotgun sequence genome. Coding sequences within it:
- the LOC135200684 gene encoding uncharacterized protein LOC135200684, which translates into the protein MYYLASLYLDIVFVVHWMFVREHWEGETPEMNVLDYVSNLQEKLRRAWTFARENLTKAQATMKTNYDVGTQMRHFDPGDKVLVLLPMPGNPSRQNSQVRGSDDWETHLKRIRALFEVLRKAGLVVNVRKSDFAQAKVVYLGHEIGLGKVAPKKANVEAISNFPAPQNRRGVRRFLGMVGYYRKFVKNFSDIAHPLTNLLKKDVKFIWDDQCQESSNIYIAFTLLLE